Sequence from the bacterium genome:
ACGTAATAATTGCCCGCGGGCAACGCATCGAGGTCGATCTCGTAGCCGAACGGAAATCCCGTCTCCGGGATCGCCACGAGCGCGGAGAACACCGGCAGCGTGCCGCCCGGCAGCCACTGCGTATAGAGCAAAATCACCACATCGACGCCGGTTTTTTCGCCCGCGTAGCGGATCTCGCCGGCAAGCAACGTGGCGTCCGCGGCCGTATCGTCATCGCCCGCGTCGTCGTCGTCCGCGGGCGCGGCCTCGATCGTGATCGGGCTCGATAGCGCGCCGCTTTTCGCTCCGCACAAATCGGCAAGCGACACCTGCACACTGTGCGTTCCCTCGGTTGCCAACAGCGGCGCGACGGCCGCCGAGTCCGCGAGGTCCGCCGCATCGCACGCCGCGTCGCCGATTTTCGTCTCCACGTCCGCGCCGCCATCCGTCGAAACGACGACGCGCCCGCCGCCCAGGTTGCAATCCGGATCGGAATACGTGGCGGCGACGGTGATCGCGTCGTCGGCGTAGGCGACGCCGTCATCGCCAAGCGCCTCGCCGTTCGCGAAAAACCCGATCGCGAGAATCTCCGGCGCCGCGTTTTCGTCGCAGGTTCCCGGCGGCGGCGTGCCGGCCGCGCCGCCAATGTCGTCGTCATCGTCGCCGCTACTGCAAAGCGGCGCGGCGAGCATCAGCGCGCAAACGGCGATAGCGAGCGCCGCGAACGGCGCGCGCGTGGCGATCATCGAAACGGTGCGAAGGACGGCGCCCATGTATTCTCCTTGAAATCCGACGCGACGTTAGCGGAAAACGCGCCGCGCGTTAACCGCGAACGACCCGTGCCCATGCCCGTGCCCGATTTCGACGGTACACAGAGGTCACGGGGAAGACACAGAGTCCACCGAGGGAAAAAATAATTCCTCTGTGCACTCTGTGTCTTCCCGGTGCGCTCGGTGTACCGTCGAAACGCCTCCTCGCCTTACCTTCCCCGCACCAATTTCACGATCGTGCCCGCTACGGCGCACGGAACGACGACGAGGTCCGACAACACGACGATCGCAAACGCCGCGATCGCGAAAAACGGCCCGCCGCGCGCGAGGCAACGAAAAAGGAAGCGGCCGCGCAATCCCGCCGACAATAGAAAAAACGCCAGCGCGGCAAACGCGACCGAACGCGCAACAAAAAACACGTTCACCCCCGCCACCTCGCCGATCAGAAGCACGGCCAGGCAAGCGAAAAGCGTCGCCTCCGCCGCCAAGGAGGCCATCGCGCCCAGCGCCTCGACGCGCGTCGTCGCAGCGGTGTCAAAAAAAGACGGGCGCGCAAGCCGCGCCCACAAAAACGCGCGCCTTCCGATGTTCGCCAACTCGCGGCGCAATCCGGGGAAGTGGTGCCTCACGCACATGACCGGATCGATTTCGATCCCCGCGCGGCCCGCCAGACGATAACCGAACTCGTAGTCCTCGACGTCCGCGCCCGCATACCGCTCGTCAAACCCGCCCGCCTCGAGAAACGCGTCGCGGCGTACCGCGCCGCACGCGGTCTCCAGCGATCCGAAACGTTTAACCCCATGAAACCACGTCGCGTGGCGCAGCGCCTTGTAGCGCGGCACGAGCCCCGCATTGGCGGGCGTATCGTCGTACACGCCGGACAACGCGACGAGCGCCGCGTCGGCGGCAAAGCGCGCCGCGACGTGCTCGATGAGCCCCGCCGGCGGGATCACGTCGGCGTCCAGGAACAGCAAAACTTCGCCTTTCGCCTCGCGCGCGCCCGCGTTGCGCGCCGCGGCCGGTCCCCGGCGCATCTCGTGCGTGACGATGCGAAATCCCGCACCGCGCAGGATGTCCGCGCCGCCGTCGGTCGATGCGTCATCGACGCCGACGAGTTCCGCGCCTCCGCTCGATTCCGCCAGCGCCTTCGCGAGCGCCGGCAGCGTCGCCGCCGCGTCGCGAAACGGA
This genomic interval carries:
- a CDS encoding glycosyltransferase, with the translated sequence MTRPARVSVVVPFRDAAATLPALAKALAESSGGAELVGVDDASTDGGADILRGAGFRIVTHEMRRGPAAARNAGAREAKGEVLLFLDADVIPPAGLIEHVAARFAADAALVALSGVYDDTPANAGLVPRYKALRHATWFHGVKRFGSLETACGAVRRDAFLEAGGFDERYAGADVEDYEFGYRLAGRAGIEIDPVMCVRHHFPGLRRELANIGRRAFLWARLARPSFFDTAATTRVEALGAMASLAAEATLFACLAVLLIGEVAGVNVFFVARSVAFAALAFFLLSAGLRGRFLFRCLARGGPFFAIAAFAIVVLSDLVVVPCAVAGTIVKLVRGR